One Alcanivorax sp. REN37 DNA window includes the following coding sequences:
- a CDS encoding TolC family protein encodes MVWSHTVGRRPLGALVLVLSLGGCTLAPPDDGPARIDDLLAQRNVPTAAPQPLGAAPLSRELAIMYALHQGAQGREVRAALGSAAAGVLAAAQWQNPTLSLSLLFPDGDASRETGVGLAMNVSELLLRPSRQRLAAGDYEQALQRISLGLQALALDTERAWYQLVAAQQQQALQQVADDLAALRLTVAQRHRDAGNLTPLEWAQVQRDRSQSALALARNGQQLLRARLQLAALTGLPAQGNWTVPEWLPQPAGQLPAAAELSGAALVSRLDLLWFQQARVQQQEQLQQVQRFRWLGNLSLGAEHEWTEGGGRQYGPSVSWGIPLFHRNQAARARAAAELERAEIALAARTEAAEREVQLASGLLDSQRTQLDQWQHTMLPALAAVTLARQQRVNFMLDGVFDLFDARAAELAGWQQWSTLLADYWDLQLELAAAVGQRLEVAQTAGVMPAPVAQARGEGSAGHSGHGSHGAHGGHGMAAGAAHAGHAETGQAEAAASGAGRGVGDHAGHSNSDHAHHADHSDPSDRSAHSDHSAHSAHPAHPAHSDHSDHSDHSDHSDHSDHSDHSDHSDHSDHSDHSDHSDHSDHSDHSNHSGGSEHVSHPDHSAPLNSGGDPDQSRRSASPGYPAAVISPGRSAEADGGQPTASVTGKAVDHHSGGGAPHPADDASRSGDGVVADHAHHVAPAAPGQPGHSRPAAHHQGAH; translated from the coding sequence ATGGTGTGGTCCCACACTGTGGGGCGCCGTCCGCTTGGCGCCCTGGTGCTGGTCCTCTCGCTCGGCGGTTGCACCCTTGCACCGCCCGACGATGGTCCGGCCCGTATCGATGACTTGTTGGCACAGCGCAATGTGCCCACCGCCGCCCCGCAACCGCTGGGCGCCGCCCCGCTCAGCCGCGAGCTGGCGATCATGTATGCCTTGCACCAAGGCGCCCAGGGGCGCGAAGTCCGTGCTGCGCTGGGCAGCGCCGCCGCCGGAGTGCTGGCAGCGGCGCAATGGCAGAACCCCACACTCTCGTTGTCGTTGCTGTTCCCAGATGGCGACGCCAGTCGCGAAACCGGCGTTGGTTTGGCGATGAATGTCAGTGAACTGTTGCTGCGCCCGTCACGGCAGCGGCTGGCGGCCGGTGATTATGAGCAGGCATTGCAGCGCATCAGCCTCGGCCTGCAGGCGTTGGCGTTGGACACCGAGCGCGCGTGGTACCAGCTGGTGGCGGCGCAGCAACAGCAGGCGTTGCAGCAGGTGGCGGATGACCTGGCGGCGCTGCGGCTGACGGTGGCACAGCGCCATCGCGACGCGGGTAATCTGACGCCGCTGGAGTGGGCGCAGGTGCAGCGTGACCGTAGCCAGTCAGCGCTGGCGTTGGCGCGCAATGGGCAGCAACTGCTGCGCGCGCGGCTGCAATTGGCCGCCCTCACCGGCCTGCCGGCGCAGGGCAACTGGACGGTGCCGGAGTGGCTACCGCAACCGGCCGGTCAGCTGCCGGCCGCTGCCGAGTTGAGTGGCGCGGCATTGGTGTCACGGTTGGACCTGCTGTGGTTCCAGCAGGCACGCGTGCAGCAGCAGGAACAGTTGCAGCAAGTGCAGCGGTTCCGCTGGCTCGGCAACCTGTCGCTGGGCGCCGAACACGAGTGGACCGAAGGCGGCGGGCGTCAGTACGGGCCGTCGGTGTCGTGGGGCATTCCGCTGTTCCACCGCAACCAAGCGGCGCGCGCCCGTGCGGCAGCGGAACTGGAGCGTGCCGAGATCGCCTTGGCGGCGCGCACTGAGGCGGCTGAACGTGAGGTGCAGCTGGCTAGCGGCCTGCTGGACAGTCAGCGCACTCAGCTCGATCAATGGCAGCACACCATGCTGCCCGCACTGGCAGCGGTGACGCTGGCACGCCAACAGCGCGTCAACTTCATGCTCGATGGGGTGTTCGACCTGTTCGATGCGCGCGCAGCGGAACTGGCCGGCTGGCAGCAGTGGAGCACACTGCTGGCGGACTACTGGGACCTGCAACTTGAATTGGCCGCTGCCGTGGGCCAGCGGTTGGAGGTGGCGCAGACCGCAGGCGTGATGCCGGCGCCGGTGGCGCAAGCGCGCGGTGAAGGCAGTGCTGGTCATAGTGGCCACGGGTCTCACGGTGCTCACGGTGGCCATGGGATGGCTGCGGGGGCGGCGCATGCTGGCCACGCTGAGACCGGGCAGGCTGAAGCCGCGGCCTCCGGCGCGGGGCGCGGTGTGGGGGACCATGCGGGTCACTCGAATTCTGATCATGCGCATCACGCCGATCATTCGGACCCTTCAGATCGCTCGGCTCATTCGGACCATTCGGCCCATTCGGCTCATCCGGCTCATCCGGCTCATTCGGACCATTCGGACCATTCGGACCATTCGGATCATTCGGATCATTCGGATCATTCGGATCATTCGGACCATTCGGACCATTCGGATCATTCGGACCATTCGGATCACTCGGATCATTCGGATCATTCGGATCACTCGAACCATTCCGGGGGCTCCGAACACGTCAGCCATCCCGACCATTCGGCGCCGCTGAACTCTGGTGGCGATCCAGATCAATCCAGGCGGTCTGCTAGCCCAGGCTACCCAGCCGCTGTGATCAGCCCTGGCCGTAGCGCCGAGGCCGATGGCGGTCAGCCGACCGCGTCAGTCACCGGCAAAGCGGTCGACCACCACAGCGGTGGCGGCGCGCCACATCCTGCTGACGACGCATCCCGCTCCGGTGATGGCGTCGTCGCCGATCATGCACACCACGTAGCGCCGGCGGCGCCGGGCCAACCCGGTCACAGCCGTCCAGCTGCCCACCACCAGGGAGCACATTGA
- the cueR gene encoding Cu(I)-responsive transcriptional regulator produces the protein MNIGAAAAAAGLSAKMIRYYEQAGLIPPAARSSAGYRHYTEQDVQQLRFIRRCRTLGFSLEETGALLTLWRDRHRASADVRRIAADHLSALNERIRQLQEMAGELDLLVRACSGNDAPSCPILNALETPAAAPRDRNEKLSP, from the coding sequence GTGAACATCGGCGCGGCAGCGGCCGCCGCCGGGCTGTCGGCGAAGATGATCCGCTACTACGAGCAAGCTGGGCTGATCCCGCCGGCCGCCCGCAGCAGCGCCGGCTACCGCCACTACACCGAGCAAGACGTGCAGCAGCTGCGTTTCATCCGCCGCTGCCGCACGCTGGGGTTCTCGCTGGAGGAAACCGGGGCACTGCTGACGCTGTGGCGCGACCGTCACCGGGCCAGTGCCGATGTGCGTCGCATCGCCGCCGATCACCTGTCGGCACTGAACGAACGTATCCGCCAGCTGCAAGAAATGGCCGGCGAGCTGGACCTGCTGGTGCGCGCCTGCAGCGGCAATGACGCGCCCAGCTGCCCGATCCTGAACGCGCTGGAGACGCCCGCTGCGGCGCCTCGCGACCGCAACGAAAAGCTGTCACCATGA
- a CDS encoding glutathione peroxidase, with translation MASLYDIPLVTIDGRDTRLNEYAGKVLLIVNVASKCGLTPQYEGLEALYREKKDQGLVVLGFPANNFKEQEPGTDAEIQTFCQTQYDVSFPLFSKLSVAGDDQHPLYQALTAALPEAQGSAPFRERLEGMGIATLPAPNVLWNFEKFLIGKQGDVVARFGPNIAADDAALRAAIDGALAH, from the coding sequence ATGGCTTCTCTGTATGACATCCCGCTGGTCACCATCGACGGCCGCGACACCCGCTTGAATGAATACGCCGGCAAGGTGCTGCTGATCGTCAACGTCGCCTCCAAATGCGGCCTGACCCCGCAATACGAAGGCCTCGAAGCGCTGTACCGGGAAAAGAAAGACCAAGGCTTGGTGGTGCTGGGCTTCCCGGCCAACAACTTCAAGGAACAGGAACCCGGCACCGATGCCGAGATCCAGACGTTCTGCCAAACCCAGTACGACGTCAGCTTCCCGCTGTTCAGCAAGCTCTCAGTGGCCGGGGACGACCAGCACCCGCTGTACCAGGCACTGACCGCGGCACTGCCGGAGGCACAGGGTTCGGCACCGTTCCGCGAGCGCTTGGAAGGCATGGGCATTGCCACCCTGCCGGCCCCCAACGTGCTGTGGAACTTCGAGAAATTCCTGATCGGCAAGCAGGGGGATGTGGTGGCCCGCTTCGGTCCCAACATCGCTGCCGACGATGCCGCGCTGCGCGCTGCCATCGACGGTGCGCTCGCCCACTGA
- a CDS encoding heavy metal translocating P-type ATPase, whose amino-acid sequence MSVETRLDIEGMRCASCVGHVERALRGVAGVEQVEVNLATEQARVQHDPSTALTDLVQALQQAGFPARQETLLLAISGMTCAGCAAKVQHKLEQAPGVLAADVNIATHQARVTVLPGTRVDALAALLAPLGYGVELATPRAKHDRDAEQRAERRRLGRDTLIAALLTLPVFITEMGSHVFPPIGIWINMQIGLGGYHLAQFVLTTLVLVGPGRRFFVDGLPRLWHRAPDMNSLVALGAGAAWLYSSVTTFMPHWLPHGTDNVYFEAAAVIVTLVLCGRWLEALARGRTGDAIRALVNLQPATARVQRDGQWQELALDAVQVGDLLQVRPGEKLAVDGTVEDGASTVDEAMLTGEPMPVSKQTGDQVAAGTLNQTGTLIYRATHVGADTALGRIIDMVEDAQGARLPVQALVDRVTLYFVPAVLAVALLTFGLWLWLGPTPSLGYALVNAVAVLIIACPCAMGLATPVSVMVATGRAARMGVLLRRGDALQTLRDAKVVAFDKTGTLTQGHPVLTDLQPLGDIDADTLLGWAASAEQGSEHPVAKALADAAQARGLTLAAATDFEALSGHGIRATVDGRRLTLGNPRLMAADGIELGSLADTGERWANDGKSPLYIAVDGRAAGVVAVADTAKPDAADTIAALHRAGLTTVMISGDNPTTAAAIARQLGIDQVHAGVLPEGKRDLIQQLRAEHGPVIFVGDGINDAPALAEADVGLAIGSGTDIAIESADAVLLSEQLSGVTRAIALSRATLRNISQNLFWAFAYNIALIPVAAGALYPLTGTLLSPMFAAGAMALSSVFVLTNALRLRRLEPVL is encoded by the coding sequence ATGTCCGTTGAAACCCGTCTCGATATTGAAGGCATGCGCTGCGCGTCCTGCGTTGGCCATGTGGAACGCGCACTGCGCGGCGTGGCCGGCGTCGAACAAGTGGAAGTGAACCTCGCCACCGAGCAGGCCCGGGTGCAGCACGACCCCAGCACAGCGTTGACCGACCTGGTGCAGGCACTACAGCAGGCCGGCTTCCCCGCCCGCCAAGAAACCCTGCTGCTGGCGATCAGCGGCATGACCTGCGCCGGCTGTGCCGCCAAAGTGCAGCACAAGTTAGAACAGGCTCCCGGCGTGCTGGCGGCAGATGTGAACATCGCTACCCACCAGGCCCGTGTGACCGTCCTCCCCGGTACCCGTGTGGACGCCCTGGCAGCGCTGCTGGCGCCGCTCGGGTACGGGGTCGAATTGGCCACCCCGCGCGCCAAACACGACCGCGATGCCGAACAGCGCGCCGAACGCCGCCGACTTGGCCGCGACACCCTGATTGCCGCACTGCTGACGCTGCCGGTGTTCATCACCGAGATGGGCAGCCATGTGTTTCCGCCGATCGGCATCTGGATCAACATGCAGATTGGCCTCGGCGGCTACCACTTGGCGCAGTTTGTGCTGACCACGCTGGTGCTGGTCGGCCCTGGCCGCCGCTTCTTTGTCGACGGCCTGCCACGCCTGTGGCACCGCGCTCCGGACATGAACTCTCTTGTGGCACTGGGCGCCGGCGCCGCCTGGCTGTACTCCAGCGTGACCACCTTCATGCCGCACTGGCTGCCGCACGGCACCGACAACGTTTACTTCGAAGCCGCCGCCGTGATCGTGACGCTGGTGCTCTGTGGCCGCTGGCTGGAAGCGCTGGCGCGTGGCCGCACCGGCGACGCCATTCGCGCCTTGGTCAACCTGCAGCCGGCCACCGCCCGCGTTCAGCGCGATGGCCAGTGGCAGGAATTGGCGCTGGACGCGGTGCAAGTCGGCGACCTGCTGCAAGTGCGTCCGGGCGAGAAACTGGCAGTGGATGGCACGGTGGAAGACGGCGCCTCCACGGTGGACGAAGCGATGCTCACTGGCGAGCCGATGCCGGTGTCGAAACAGACCGGCGACCAGGTCGCCGCCGGCACCCTCAACCAGACCGGCACGCTGATCTACCGCGCCACCCACGTCGGCGCGGACACCGCGCTCGGACGCATCATCGACATGGTGGAAGACGCCCAAGGTGCGCGGCTGCCAGTGCAGGCGCTGGTAGACCGGGTCACGCTGTACTTCGTACCGGCAGTGCTGGCGGTGGCACTGCTCACCTTCGGCCTGTGGCTGTGGCTGGGTCCCACCCCGAGCCTCGGCTACGCGCTGGTGAATGCGGTGGCGGTGCTGATCATTGCCTGCCCCTGCGCCATGGGTCTGGCGACGCCGGTATCGGTGATGGTGGCCACCGGCCGCGCGGCCCGCATGGGCGTGCTGCTGCGCCGGGGCGACGCCTTGCAAACGCTGCGCGACGCCAAAGTGGTGGCGTTCGACAAAACCGGCACCCTGACCCAAGGGCACCCGGTACTCACCGACCTGCAACCGCTAGGCGATATTGACGCCGACACGCTGCTGGGCTGGGCCGCCAGCGCCGAGCAGGGGTCCGAGCATCCGGTGGCGAAAGCGCTCGCCGATGCGGCCCAGGCGCGCGGGTTGACGCTGGCAGCGGCCACCGACTTTGAAGCCCTCAGCGGCCACGGCATCCGCGCCACCGTGGACGGCCGCCGGCTGACACTGGGCAACCCACGCTTGATGGCCGCCGACGGCATCGAGTTGGGCAGCTTGGCTGACACCGGTGAACGCTGGGCCAACGACGGCAAGTCGCCGCTCTATATCGCGGTAGACGGCCGCGCCGCCGGCGTGGTGGCAGTGGCCGACACCGCTAAGCCCGATGCCGCCGACACCATCGCCGCGCTGCACCGTGCGGGACTGACCACAGTGATGATTTCCGGCGACAACCCGACCACCGCTGCGGCCATTGCGCGCCAACTTGGCATCGACCAGGTGCACGCCGGCGTGCTGCCGGAGGGCAAGCGCGACCTGATCCAACAGCTGCGCGCCGAGCACGGTCCGGTGATCTTCGTCGGCGATGGCATCAACGATGCCCCGGCCTTGGCCGAGGCGGATGTGGGCCTGGCGATCGGCAGCGGCACCGACATTGCCATCGAAAGTGCTGATGCGGTGCTGCTGTCAGAGCAATTGTCCGGCGTCACCCGCGCCATCGCGCTGTCCCGCGCCACGCTGCGCAACATCAGCCAGAACCTGTTCTGGGCGTTCGCCTACAACATTGCGTTGATTCCGGTGGCGGCCGGGGCGCTGTACCCGCTCACCGGCACGCTGTTGTCACCGATGTTCGCCGCCGGTGCTATGGCATTGTCGAGCGTGTTTGTACTCACCAACGCGCTGCGGCTGCGGCGGCTGGAGCCTGTGCTGTGA